From the genome of Candidatus Aminicenantes bacterium:
AATATGGCCAGCAGCACGCCGAAAGCGAACAGAAAGCCATAACTGGCTATGGTCAGCGGGCCGAGCTTGATCAGGATTGGATGCATTTGCCCCTCCAGATGGACCAGGCCAGCAGCAGGACGCCGATGGAGATGCAACTGTCGGCGCAGTTGAATGTCGGCCAGTGCTGGGCTTTGATGTAGGCGTCGAGAAAATCGACCACGAAACCCAGGCGCAGGCGATCGCTGATATTGCCCAGCGCTCCGCCCAGAATAAATG
Proteins encoded in this window:
- the lspA gene encoding signal peptidase II; this encodes HNYKLIPIIITALAIIALLIVVYFFLRTPGHYRLELTAYSFILGGALGNISDRLRLGFVVDFLDAYIKAQHWPTFNCADSCISIGVLLLAWSIWRGKCIQS